The following coding sequences lie in one bacterium genomic window:
- a CDS encoding isoprenyl transferase, translating into MVAKKKLSESDHALVRAELQKRSMPRHIAIIMDGNGRWAKQRGLPRIAGHNEGVNSVKDITEGCGELGIEALTLYAFSQENWKRPSWEVSALMKLLMRTILNQIDSLNRQNVRVKTIGHIDMLPAGTLNQVEKAIEITKNNTGLVLNLALSYSGRIEILDAVKRLYQEAARKKTLMDSLDESVFAKYLDTFDLPDPDLVIRTSGEFRVSNFLLWQIAYAELYITDIYWPDFRKPQLYKAILDYQKRERRFGKVSEQIAEEKKEK; encoded by the coding sequence ATCGTCGCAAAGAAAAAACTCTCAGAATCAGATCATGCATTGGTACGTGCCGAATTGCAAAAACGGTCTATGCCTCGTCATATAGCCATCATTATGGATGGTAACGGTCGCTGGGCTAAACAACGTGGATTACCGCGAATTGCCGGGCACAACGAAGGCGTTAATTCGGTCAAAGATATCACGGAGGGTTGTGGTGAACTGGGCATCGAAGCGCTGACACTGTATGCTTTCAGTCAAGAAAATTGGAAACGCCCAAGCTGGGAGGTTTCGGCCTTGATGAAGCTGCTTATGCGTACGATCCTCAATCAGATTGATAGCCTTAATCGTCAAAATGTACGAGTTAAAACGATCGGCCATATAGATATGTTGCCTGCCGGTACGCTAAATCAGGTAGAAAAAGCGATTGAAATAACTAAAAATAATACAGGCTTGGTGCTCAATCTCGCTTTGAGTTATAGCGGTCGTATTGAAATTCTCGACGCCGTAAAACGGCTTTATCAAGAGGCTGCGCGAAAAAAAACATTGATGGATTCGCTGGACGAATCGGTATTTGCTAAGTATCTGGATACCTTTGATCTGCCGGACCCGGATCTTGTAATACGAACGAGCGGAGAATTTCGTGTAAGTAACTTTTTACTTTGGCAGATTGCGTATGCCGAATTGTATATAACGGATATCTATTGGCCGGATTTTCGCAAACCTCAGCTGTACAAGGCCATATTGGATTATCAAAAACGCGAACGGCGTTTCGGAAAAGTAAGCGAGCAGATCGCGGAAGAAAAAAAAGAAAAATAA
- the bamA gene encoding outer membrane protein assembly factor BamA: MKLAKIIVITAFLLCLGSNRASALFAQSGAKPKIASIKIEGNIKSDPELIVIATGLSVDQEFNLDDIQKAMENLWQMNVFKDIQVFGEQTENGIAVVFEVKEYPRLENLEINGTDEIEEKDVRSKFGLFNGQTVSPQHIKKATERVRQLYASEGYRNVEIDVKSYNSETDTGKVLLKIEIEENDKVKIRGITFHGNKAFSNGKLEGAFDDTKAKRGFWKWFKSGDFDEKKYNEDLKKLLMFYKKRGFRDIQIMKDSVYYAQNNKDLHIDIWVEEGVKYHIGNISFTGNTLFSGDELTAALGFERGDVYDQEKYDRNMQERVNALYYDRGYIYAQLVPIERPSNKDTLNLEFVVTEGNQVDIERVEIRDNTKTKEKVIRRETVAYPGEKFSRDALIRTQRNLMVLNYFETVIPDVQPVSQDKVNVIITVKEKPTDTANLSIGYSAQDGLIGSAGVAFNNFLGNGQVVNLNLQLGGAGYKVFSIGFQEPYLFDTRTSFGASMYYSIDGNRRAQYVGYKSQSYGGSVNFGRRLKWPDDFFTASWSVAYGNSKLKPLSTSQVSDYIAYGHTQSVTLSQVINRDSRDAAEFPKTGSVFTLTSDIGFFSIDTVGYLNSLRVLPKNFFKNTFRAQNYMPLFWNFVFYTDFTMGYVRTFRSTSSVEDIPQFDRFYMGGGALDIGSIQMRGYGGRKVGGQAVTESGISYPIGGTSMVKYSAEIRLPVIPNPTMFILGFAEAGNVFQSLKTTDPFQVKRSIGYGFRLFMPLVGVIGLDVAYGLDRKDKSRNFPKLHFQLGQQF; encoded by the coding sequence ATGAAACTTGCAAAAATCATCGTCATCACCGCCTTTTTGCTCTGCTTAGGAAGTAACCGTGCATCTGCTTTGTTTGCGCAGTCCGGAGCCAAACCTAAAATCGCATCCATTAAAATCGAAGGCAATATCAAATCCGATCCGGAATTAATTGTCATTGCCACAGGCCTGTCGGTAGATCAAGAGTTTAACCTGGATGATATTCAGAAAGCCATGGAAAATCTATGGCAAATGAATGTCTTCAAAGACATTCAGGTTTTTGGTGAACAAACAGAAAACGGCATTGCCGTCGTATTTGAAGTTAAAGAGTATCCGCGTCTGGAAAATCTTGAAATAAACGGAACGGATGAAATTGAAGAAAAAGATGTCCGATCCAAATTTGGTTTGTTCAATGGTCAGACGGTAAGCCCGCAACATATCAAAAAAGCTACCGAACGCGTGCGCCAGCTTTATGCTAGCGAAGGGTATCGCAATGTTGAAATTGATGTAAAGTCTTATAATTCGGAAACGGATACCGGCAAGGTTTTACTCAAAATCGAAATTGAAGAAAATGATAAGGTGAAGATTCGCGGCATAACATTTCACGGGAATAAGGCCTTTAGCAATGGTAAATTGGAGGGGGCCTTTGATGATACTAAGGCCAAACGCGGGTTCTGGAAATGGTTTAAGAGCGGTGATTTTGATGAAAAGAAATATAACGAAGACCTTAAGAAGTTGTTGATGTTTTACAAGAAGAGAGGTTTTCGTGATATCCAAATTATGAAGGATTCAGTGTATTACGCACAGAACAACAAGGATCTGCATATCGATATTTGGGTTGAAGAAGGGGTTAAGTATCACATCGGTAATATTTCGTTTACCGGCAATACACTTTTTTCTGGAGACGAACTTACGGCGGCATTGGGCTTTGAACGCGGTGATGTGTATGATCAAGAAAAATATGACCGCAACATGCAGGAGCGAGTAAATGCCTTGTATTATGATAGGGGTTATATTTACGCCCAACTTGTTCCGATTGAGCGACCATCTAATAAGGATACGCTCAATCTTGAATTTGTAGTCACTGAAGGCAATCAAGTTGATATCGAGCGTGTGGAGATACGTGATAATACTAAAACAAAAGAAAAAGTTATTCGCCGTGAAACGGTGGCCTATCCGGGTGAAAAATTTAGTCGTGATGCGTTGATTCGCACACAGCGTAACTTGATGGTGCTGAATTATTTTGAAACGGTTATACCTGACGTACAACCCGTGAGCCAGGACAAAGTAAACGTCATCATTACCGTAAAAGAGAAGCCGACAGATACAGCCAATCTTTCAATAGGCTATAGTGCTCAGGACGGGTTGATCGGTTCTGCCGGTGTGGCGTTTAATAATTTTTTAGGCAACGGCCAGGTCGTAAACCTCAACTTACAGTTAGGCGGTGCCGGATATAAAGTGTTTTCTATAGGGTTTCAGGAGCCCTATTTATTTGATACGCGCACTTCGTTCGGTGCCAGTATGTATTATTCGATTGATGGTAATCGCCGCGCACAGTATGTCGGCTATAAGAGCCAAAGTTATGGCGGCTCCGTTAACTTCGGTCGTCGCCTCAAGTGGCCCGACGATTTTTTTACGGCGAGCTGGTCTGTTGCTTATGGTAATTCAAAACTTAAGCCTTTGAGCACGAGTCAAGTGTCAGACTATATTGCGTACGGCCATACTCAATCTGTGACGTTATCGCAGGTAATAAATCGTGACAGCCGCGATGCCGCGGAGTTTCCAAAAACCGGTTCGGTTTTCACATTGACATCCGATATCGGTTTCTTTTCTATTGATACGGTCGGCTATTTGAATTCGCTGCGTGTATTACCGAAAAATTTCTTCAAAAACACGTTCCGCGCTCAAAATTATATGCCGTTATTTTGGAATTTTGTCTTTTATACGGACTTTACGATGGGTTATGTGCGCACATTTAGATCTACCTCATCGGTGGAGGACATTCCGCAATTTGATCGCTTCTACATGGGCGGCGGTGCGCTGGATATAGGTTCTATCCAAATGCGCGGATACGGCGGAAGAAAAGTCGGCGGTCAAGCGGTGACTGAAAGCGGCATTTCGTATCCGATCGGAGGAACGTCAATGGTTAAGTACTCTGCAGAAATCCGGTTGCCCGTGATTCCGAACCCAACAATGTTTATTTTGGGCTTCGCTGAAGCGGGTAATGTGTTTCAATCATTAAAAACTACTGATCCCTTCCAAGTCAAACGTTCTATTGGTTATGGTTTCCGCTTATTTATGCCGCTTGTAGGGGTGATCGGTTTGGATGTAGCCTATGGCCTTGATCGAAAGGATAAGAGCCGTAACTTCCCCAAACTTCACTTTCAGCTTGGGCAGCAGTTTTAG
- a CDS encoding OmpH family outer membrane protein, which yields MKYLVWMSLLFSFSPVYIGDVYAQGKMGYVDFQYLITQIQSVQDVQTELEKLSRDWTDRLSAMEDSVALIEKDYEALSITLTKSGKNVLEKNIADAKQKILVYREQKFSPVTGELYKKQQELLQPILDKVKRAIDNVRLKEKYDVVFDISTGNPVSIDKRFDLTLLVLEELPAVGLTTVQIEGRGTDSNLKAPGTNPANRTPSGRSSKGTTNETSKPVKENDSDPAIKDN from the coding sequence ATGAAATACTTAGTTTGGATGAGTTTACTTTTCTCCTTTAGTCCTGTATATATAGGCGATGTGTACGCACAGGGTAAAATGGGTTATGTAGACTTTCAATATCTTATAACACAAATCCAGTCGGTGCAAGACGTGCAGACGGAGCTGGAAAAATTATCACGTGATTGGACAGATCGGCTTTCGGCGATGGAAGACAGTGTGGCATTAATCGAAAAAGATTATGAAGCATTGAGTATCACCTTGACCAAAAGCGGCAAAAATGTGTTAGAGAAGAATATTGCCGATGCTAAACAAAAGATTTTAGTTTACCGTGAGCAGAAATTTTCTCCTGTAACGGGTGAATTATACAAAAAACAACAGGAATTACTGCAGCCCATATTAGACAAAGTGAAACGCGCCATAGACAACGTACGATTGAAAGAAAAATATGATGTTGTTTTTGACATCTCAACAGGTAACCCGGTTTCTATTGATAAACGTTTCGATTTGACATTGCTTGTTCTGGAAGAATTGCCGGCTGTCGGTTTAACGACTGTTCAAATCGAAGGACGGGGAACGGATTCAAACTTGAAAGCGCCAGGTACAAATCCAGCCAACCGCACGCCTTCGGGGCGAAGCTCTAAAGGTACAACCAATGAAACAAGTAAGCCTGTAAAAGAGAACGATTCAGACCCTGCAATCAAAGATAACTAA
- a CDS encoding OmpH family outer membrane protein, whose product MKKTMIAILMLTLGINAVLKAQGKIGYADSQKILQSLKETETVQTKLQAEQERIYKQFQYMQDSLQTMQEDYVKNYRDNPLIKDNIKQTFQKGMEELAYLIQNSQQKYQEEMYKKQQELMAPILDKVKKAIETVRKAKGYDMILDSSPGMILAYDPQLDMTQKTIDELIRMATAAPTTGTGGK is encoded by the coding sequence GTGAAAAAAACAATGATAGCGATTCTCATGTTGACTCTGGGAATAAATGCGGTGTTAAAGGCACAAGGTAAAATTGGCTATGCCGATTCTCAGAAAATTTTGCAATCCTTGAAAGAAACCGAGACTGTTCAAACTAAATTACAAGCCGAACAAGAACGCATTTATAAACAATTTCAATACATGCAGGATTCCTTGCAAACGATGCAGGAAGACTATGTGAAAAATTATCGAGACAACCCGCTGATCAAAGATAACATCAAACAAACGTTCCAAAAAGGTATGGAAGAACTCGCCTACCTGATCCAGAATTCGCAGCAAAAATATCAGGAAGAAATGTATAAGAAACAGCAAGAACTGATGGCTCCGATTTTGGATAAAGTGAAAAAAGCGATTGAAACAGTTCGCAAAGCTAAAGGTTATGATATGATTTTGGACAGCTCGCCAGGTATGATTTTGGCGTATGATCCTCAATTGGACATGACCCAAAAAACGATTGATGAATTAATTCGTATGGCCACGGCAGCCCCTACCACGGGAACAGGCGGAAAATAA
- the lpxD gene encoding UDP-3-O-(3-hydroxymyristoyl)glucosamine N-acyltransferase codes for MASRSNKFSDIAKLLERSFVGSDSEITGFNVPMYALESEVIFLFQKKYVPQAISGNSKFWIVSEKVFTKDLADQCLKKNTTYILSKDPYEDIIKVLTWWIAQRAHRRGNARKRKSNLSTGVKTHRSSVIGYDTIIGRGTLVSAHAVIGNHVRIGKECVIYPNVTIYDNTIIGDRVIAHAGSVIGSDGFGFHKTKEGYLKIPHVGRVVIGDDVEIGANCCIDRGTVGETKIGHGCKLDNLIQIGHNVVIGPHTVIAAQAGVAGSTRIGDHVTIAGQAGLVGHINIGDRAVIAAQAGVIGSVDENTTVSGYPAREHHVALRREATLKKIIEQYDQKDKV; via the coding sequence ATGGCGTCGCGAAGTAATAAATTTTCCGACATTGCCAAATTATTAGAGCGGTCGTTTGTCGGGTCGGATTCTGAAATAACCGGATTCAACGTACCCATGTACGCTTTGGAATCGGAAGTGATTTTTTTGTTTCAAAAAAAATATGTCCCCCAAGCGATTTCCGGCAATTCAAAATTTTGGATTGTTTCGGAAAAAGTTTTTACAAAAGATTTAGCTGATCAATGTTTGAAAAAAAACACGACTTATATTTTATCCAAAGATCCTTATGAAGATATCATAAAGGTACTGACATGGTGGATTGCTCAAAGGGCTCATCGTAGAGGTAACGCGCGTAAAAGAAAAAGTAATCTATCTACCGGTGTAAAAACTCATAGATCGTCCGTCATAGGTTATGATACGATTATAGGCAGGGGGACATTGGTATCTGCTCATGCTGTCATCGGAAATCATGTGCGTATTGGAAAAGAATGTGTCATTTATCCCAATGTCACCATTTATGATAATACGATCATAGGCGACCGAGTGATCGCTCATGCCGGAAGTGTAATCGGCAGCGATGGGTTTGGTTTTCATAAAACGAAAGAAGGATATTTGAAAATTCCGCATGTTGGACGCGTTGTGATCGGCGATGATGTTGAGATCGGGGCTAACTGTTGTATAGATCGCGGAACCGTCGGCGAAACAAAAATCGGGCATGGATGCAAATTGGATAATCTTATCCAGATCGGACATAATGTGGTTATCGGTCCGCATACTGTAATTGCCGCGCAAGCCGGCGTCGCAGGTAGTACGCGTATCGGCGACCATGTAACTATCGCCGGGCAGGCTGGACTTGTCGGCCACATTAATATCGGCGATCGCGCAGTAATTGCTGCACAGGCCGGTGTAATTGGTTCCGTGGATGAAAATACAACCGTGTCCGGATATCCCGCACGCGAACATCATGTGGCGTTGCGGCGCGAAGCTACTCTCAAAAAAATAATAGAACAATACGATCAAAAAGATAAAGTGTAA
- the ruvB gene encoding Holliday junction branch migration DNA helicase RuvB yields the protein MQEVTDDGLARPRKVPEDLDLDISLRPSRFDEFVGQQRIINNLKVFIEAARLRGEALDHVLLSGPPGLGKTTLSHIVAHELGVHIKITSGPVLDKAGDLAGILTNLEERDVLFIDEIHRLNPIVEEYLYSAMEDFQLDIVIDKGPSARTIQLTLPHFTLIGATTRAGLITAPLRSRFGITSRLDYYNDKDLAHIVTRSAEILQVDIDASGANEIASRSRGTPRIANRLLKRARDFAQVRGKKIIDKEIADYALKALEVDEHGLDEMDKRILSNIIERFNGGPVGIDNIAIAVGEESGTIEEVYEPFLIQKGFLKRTPRGREVTKLAYDHLRIRPRKTSQQAGLDLEE from the coding sequence ATGCAAGAAGTTACCGATGACGGATTAGCGAGACCACGCAAAGTACCGGAAGACCTGGATTTGGATATTTCTCTCCGTCCGTCCCGTTTTGATGAATTTGTGGGACAGCAACGGATTATCAACAATCTTAAAGTGTTTATCGAGGCGGCGAGATTACGCGGCGAAGCTTTGGATCATGTTTTATTATCCGGGCCGCCAGGCCTTGGAAAAACGACGTTATCTCATATCGTAGCGCACGAATTAGGTGTGCATATCAAAATAACCTCCGGCCCGGTCTTAGACAAAGCCGGTGATCTTGCGGGCATTCTGACCAATCTGGAAGAACGTGATGTGCTTTTTATTGATGAAATTCATCGTCTCAATCCGATCGTTGAAGAATATTTATATTCGGCCATGGAAGATTTTCAACTCGATATTGTCATTGATAAAGGCCCGAGTGCGCGTACCATTCAGTTGACGTTGCCGCATTTTACATTGATCGGAGCGACGACGCGGGCAGGACTTATCACCGCACCATTACGTTCACGTTTCGGTATTACTTCGCGGTTGGATTATTACAACGATAAAGATTTGGCGCACATCGTCACCCGTTCCGCTGAAATTTTACAAGTGGACATAGATGCCAGCGGTGCTAATGAAATAGCAAGCCGTTCGCGCGGTACGCCGCGAATTGCCAATCGGCTTTTAAAACGTGCGCGGGATTTTGCGCAGGTGCGCGGTAAAAAAATCATTGATAAAGAAATCGCCGATTATGCCTTAAAAGCACTCGAAGTGGACGAGCATGGTTTGGACGAAATGGATAAACGCATTTTATCTAATATTATTGAACGCTTTAATGGTGGACCGGTGGGTATTGATAATATCGCCATAGCCGTCGGCGAAGAAAGCGGAACCATCGAAGAAGTTTACGAACCGTTTCTGATTCAAAAAGGTTTCCTAAAGCGTACACCACGTGGTAGAGAAGTTACCAAATTGGCCTACGATCATCTGCGTATTCGACCTAGAAAAACTTCTCAGCAGGCCGGTTTAGATCTGGAAGAATGA
- the thiE gene encoding thiamine phosphate synthase → MNKRLNVSLYFIADVGMIPAGKICSVVEEAIQGGVTFVQLRAKNLSVNAMIALGRTIHHVTYSKNIPLIINDRIEVAAAIGAEGIHLGQEDITIEAARKILGDSAIIGISTHTQLEAQTAESAGADYIGVGTVFPTASKKDIAGIIGTTGLKQIRDLVKLPVVAIGGINQNNVKEVLACGVDGIAVISAIGLSVNPRETTRALKDLLTVN, encoded by the coding sequence ATGAATAAACGATTAAACGTAAGCTTATATTTTATTGCTGATGTCGGCATGATACCCGCAGGCAAAATATGTTCTGTAGTCGAAGAAGCTATTCAAGGCGGTGTCACGTTCGTACAACTGCGAGCAAAAAATCTTTCTGTCAATGCGATGATTGCGTTAGGGCGAACAATTCACCACGTAACATATAGCAAAAATATTCCGCTGATCATCAATGATCGTATAGAAGTTGCCGCGGCTATCGGTGCGGAAGGCATACATCTCGGGCAAGAGGATATTACCATCGAAGCAGCGCGTAAGATATTAGGCGATTCGGCAATTATTGGAATTTCAACCCACACGCAACTGGAAGCGCAAACGGCCGAATCCGCGGGCGCGGATTATATCGGCGTCGGCACTGTTTTCCCGACGGCATCCAAAAAAGATATAGCCGGCATTATCGGTACAACGGGGTTAAAACAAATTCGGGATTTGGTAAAGTTACCTGTAGTAGCGATCGGCGGTATAAACCAAAATAATGTTAAAGAAGTTCTCGCATGCGGAGTTGATGGGATTGCTGTAATATCCGCGATCGGTCTATCCGTAAACCCCCGTGAAACAACCCGCGCACTCAAGGATCTCTTGACAGTCAATTAG
- the sucB gene encoding 2-oxoglutarate dehydrogenase, E2 component, dihydrolipoamide succinyltransferase, translating into MAKVDMVMPQMGESIAEGKILKWHKKVGDKISKDETVLEISTDKVDSEIPSPASGIIAELIVPEGTTVAVGALIARIETDANASVASSASTPSPKVESKTAPVAQSTPASKPASGGASVDMVMPQMGESIAEGKILKWHKKAGDKVAKDETVLEISTDKVDSEIPSPASGVITEIIVPEGTTVAVGTLIARIGAEGATVAASTTAAPTPKTEEKMHFSSSIEDFQKQNQITASATPAATVNAGGGMVKGESNRFYSPLVRSIAKAEGLSMQELDSIAGTGLNHRVSKNDVLAYLAKRPKGGVRPAATATTSASTAAAPAKQVSDVKYGYNKERSELIEMNNIRRITAEHMRRSIDTSAHVYSMTEIDMSRVVRFRDKYKSAFEKREGFKLTFTPFLIDAMVRAIKDFPMINISVDGNTIVKKNYTNVGMAVSIENNTALIVPVIKDADAMNLVGICRATNDLALRARSKKLRPEDIQDGTITLTNMGVFGTTVGFPIINQPQVAIMGVGTIKKRPVVITTDDGEDMIVIRPIMYASLSYDHRVVDGALGGQYLQRVAYHLENFDENQTI; encoded by the coding sequence ATGGCAAAAGTGGATATGGTCATGCCCCAGATGGGCGAGAGTATTGCCGAAGGCAAAATTCTGAAATGGCACAAAAAAGTCGGCGATAAGATAAGCAAAGACGAAACAGTCCTTGAAATCAGCACCGACAAAGTGGACTCGGAAATCCCTTCGCCCGCATCGGGCATTATTGCTGAGCTCATCGTTCCTGAAGGTACTACCGTCGCTGTTGGCGCATTGATCGCACGTATCGAAACTGATGCTAACGCCTCGGTCGCATCGTCGGCATCTACACCTTCTCCTAAGGTTGAGTCCAAAACAGCTCCTGTCGCACAAAGCACGCCTGCTTCAAAGCCTGCTTCCGGTGGGGCCTCGGTAGATATGGTCATGCCTCAAATGGGTGAAAGTATTGCCGAAGGTAAAATTTTGAAATGGCATAAAAAAGCCGGCGACAAGGTGGCCAAAGATGAAACTGTCCTCGAAATCAGCACTGATAAAGTAGATTCTGAAATTCCTTCTCCGGCATCCGGCGTTATTACGGAAATTATCGTTCCTGAAGGTACAACCGTGGCTGTTGGAACTTTGATCGCACGTATTGGTGCCGAAGGCGCTACGGTCGCCGCTTCAACAACGGCCGCACCGACGCCCAAAACCGAAGAAAAAATGCATTTTTCTAGTTCTATTGAAGATTTCCAGAAACAGAACCAAATCACGGCGTCAGCGACTCCCGCAGCTACTGTAAATGCCGGCGGCGGCATGGTTAAAGGCGAGAGCAATCGCTTTTATTCACCGCTCGTACGTTCCATCGCAAAAGCTGAAGGGCTTTCGATGCAGGAGCTGGATTCGATCGCCGGAACCGGGCTTAATCATCGTGTAAGTAAAAATGACGTACTCGCCTATTTAGCTAAACGTCCCAAAGGCGGTGTTCGTCCTGCTGCCACGGCGACAACATCCGCATCTACAGCGGCCGCACCGGCTAAACAGGTTTCCGATGTTAAATACGGATACAATAAAGAACGCTCGGAACTCATCGAAATGAATAATATACGCCGCATTACTGCTGAGCACATGCGCCGGAGTATTGACACTTCCGCACACGTGTATTCGATGACGGAAATTGATATGAGCCGCGTCGTACGTTTTCGCGATAAATACAAATCGGCTTTTGAAAAGCGCGAAGGATTCAAACTTACTTTTACCCCGTTCCTCATTGATGCGATGGTGCGCGCGATCAAAGATTTTCCGATGATCAATATCTCCGTTGACGGTAATACCATCGTGAAGAAAAACTACACCAATGTGGGTATGGCGGTATCTATCGAAAATAATACGGCGCTGATCGTACCGGTGATCAAAGATGCCGATGCGATGAACTTAGTAGGCATTTGCCGCGCAACGAATGATCTCGCTCTACGCGCACGCTCTAAAAAGCTTCGCCCCGAAGATATTCAGGATGGAACGATTACGTTGACCAATATGGGTGTTTTCGGTACGACGGTAGGCTTCCCTATCATCAATCAACCTCAGGTTGCAATTATGGGCGTTGGCACGATCAAAAAACGTCCTGTAGTGATCACTACCGATGATGGCGAAGATATGATCGTAATACGCCCAATCATGTATGCATCGCTCTCTTACGACCACCGTGTCGTGGACGGCGCTCTCGGCGGACAGTATCTGCAACGCGTCGCATACCATCTCGAAAATTTCGACGAAAACCAGACTATTTAA
- a CDS encoding enoyl-CoA hydratase/isomerase family protein: MDYTTIRVDHHAREAHVTLNRPPVNVINLSMIDELNVALDKITSNPDVTTIVFRGAGDKAFSTGVDIKDHTLDKINSMLKSFHHIFRTLANSDKITVASVHGYCLGGGMELATFCDFVIASDSTIFGQPEIKVGCYPPVAAAWLPQKIGFRRAMEICMLGENITAHEALSLGLINKVVPPDELPSATDTLLQNLNALSGTVLKQTKRALLAGADKPFTTALDTAENIYLQELVKTHDIEEGITAFMQKRKPEWKHR, encoded by the coding sequence ATGGATTATACAACGATACGTGTCGACCATCATGCGCGCGAAGCGCACGTGACGCTCAATCGCCCACCGGTCAATGTCATCAATCTGTCCATGATTGATGAACTAAACGTCGCATTAGATAAAATCACAAGCAACCCGGATGTAACAACGATTGTGTTTCGCGGTGCAGGTGATAAAGCGTTTTCAACCGGCGTTGACATCAAGGATCACACGTTGGACAAGATCAACAGTATGTTGAAATCGTTTCATCATATTTTTCGCACTTTGGCTAATTCCGATAAAATCACCGTTGCTTCTGTCCACGGCTATTGCCTCGGAGGCGGTATGGAATTGGCTACTTTCTGTGATTTCGTAATTGCATCCGATTCGACTATTTTTGGCCAACCTGAAATCAAAGTAGGATGCTACCCTCCGGTTGCTGCGGCATGGCTACCACAAAAAATAGGGTTTCGTCGCGCGATGGAAATTTGCATGCTGGGTGAAAATATCACGGCGCACGAGGCGTTATCGCTCGGTTTGATCAACAAGGTGGTGCCGCCCGATGAACTTCCATCCGCAACCGATACGCTTTTACAAAATCTGAATGCCCTCAGCGGTACCGTACTAAAACAAACCAAACGAGCACTGCTGGCCGGCGCGGATAAACCCTTCACTACCGCACTTGATACGGCTGAAAACATATACCTCCAAGAGCTGGTCAAAACGCACGATATCGAAGAAGGTATTACCGCTTTTATGCAAAAGCGAAAACCGGAATGGAAGCATCGCTGA
- a CDS encoding M28 family peptidase, whose product MRSLFLLILTGLMISVNSCHWFVVKPQFDGQSAMNYLKKQCEIGPRNPGSEGHQKALEYMTEELRKYCDRVDHQKFHYTDKRDTTKKFELTNIIASINLNPKNKKRVLLCAHWDTRPWADKDPDPANRMKPIIGANDGASGVAVLLEMARTIKQQPLDIGVDIILFDLEDYGDHNWESKPDSLNAYCIGSEYFAKNNKTYFPDFAILLDMIGDKNLDLPIEQNSYTGAKDIVNKVWDAAKRLEKPAFRKTIESNVYDDHIPLLRIGIKCINIIDFDYPDDSNRYHHTMDDTPDKCSAESLQQIGDVLVEVLYNE is encoded by the coding sequence ATGCGCAGTCTATTCCTTCTGATTTTGACCGGTCTGATGATATCGGTCAACAGCTGCCATTGGTTTGTAGTAAAGCCGCAATTTGACGGCCAATCGGCCATGAATTACCTGAAAAAACAATGCGAAATCGGCCCGCGAAACCCGGGATCTGAAGGCCACCAAAAAGCGCTCGAATATATGACGGAAGAGCTGCGCAAATATTGCGATCGCGTAGATCATCAGAAATTTCATTACACGGACAAACGCGATACAACCAAAAAATTTGAACTCACCAATATCATCGCGTCCATCAATCTCAATCCTAAAAATAAAAAGCGCGTTCTTCTTTGTGCGCATTGGGACACACGCCCCTGGGCCGATAAAGATCCCGATCCGGCCAATCGCATGAAGCCTATCATCGGCGCCAATGACGGGGCGTCCGGTGTAGCGGTATTACTTGAAATGGCGCGTACCATAAAGCAACAGCCGCTGGACATCGGTGTGGACATTATTCTTTTTGATTTGGAAGATTACGGCGATCACAATTGGGAATCCAAACCGGATAGTCTCAATGCTTATTGTATCGGATCGGAATATTTTGCAAAGAACAATAAAACATATTTTCCGGACTTTGCCATTCTGCTTGATATGATCGGTGATAAAAATCTGGATTTACCGATTGAACAAAATTCGTACACCGGCGCAAAGGACATTGTGAATAAAGTCTGGGATGCCGCCAAACGTCTTGAAAAACCGGCTTTTCGTAAAACGATTGAAAGCAATGTTTATGACGACCATATACCGCTGCTTCGGATCGGCATCAAATGCATTAACATCATAGATTTTGATTATCCGGATGACAGCAACCGTTACCACCACACGATGGATGATACGCCCGATAAATGCAGTGCCGAGAGCCTGCAACAAATCGGCGATGTATTAGTCGAAGTTTTGTACAACGAATAA